A single genomic interval of Streptomyces sp. 1222.5 harbors:
- a CDS encoding HAD family hydrolase, producing the protein MGMQASAHIVWDWNGTLFHDNDAIIGATNAAFAELGLPPITLEQYRSLYCVPVPKFYERLLGRLPTDAEWELMDGVFHRYYAEHRVRCGLTAGAAELLAGWRSSGRSQSLLSMYGHAELVPLVRGFGIEAHFLRVDGRTGPSGGSKSEHMVRHLEALTGVADPARTVVIGDAADDAVAARHVGARAVLYTGGSHSRASLESVGVPVVDTLEEAVAEAQRIA; encoded by the coding sequence ATGGGGATGCAGGCAAGCGCGCACATCGTCTGGGACTGGAACGGCACCCTGTTCCACGACAACGACGCGATCATCGGCGCGACCAACGCGGCCTTTGCGGAGCTGGGGCTCCCGCCGATCACGCTGGAGCAGTACCGCTCGCTGTACTGCGTGCCGGTGCCGAAGTTCTACGAGCGGTTGCTCGGCCGGCTGCCGACCGACGCCGAGTGGGAGCTGATGGACGGCGTGTTCCACCGGTACTACGCCGAGCACCGGGTGCGCTGCGGGCTCACGGCGGGGGCGGCCGAGCTGCTCGCGGGGTGGCGGTCGTCGGGGCGCAGCCAGTCGCTGCTGAGCATGTACGGTCACGCCGAGTTGGTGCCGCTGGTGCGGGGCTTCGGGATCGAGGCGCATTTCCTGCGGGTCGACGGGCGGACGGGGCCGTCGGGCGGGAGCAAGTCCGAGCACATGGTGCGGCATCTCGAGGCGCTGACCGGTGTGGCGGACCCGGCGCGCACGGTGGTGATCGGGGACGCGGCGGACGACGCCGTCGCGGCGAGGCACGTGGGGGCGCGGGCGGTGCTGTACACCGGGGGGTCGCACAGCCGGGCGAGCCTGGAGTCGGTCGGCGTGCCGGTCGTGGACACGCTGGAGGAAGCGGTGGCGGAGGCTCAGCGGATCGCGTAG
- a CDS encoding DJ-1/PfpI family protein: protein MPAKILIVTGDAAESLEVLYPYQRLREEGYEVHIAAPTRKTLRFVVHDFEPGFDTYTEKPGYTWPADLAFSEVDPGEYAALVIPGGRAPEYLRNDPELRKILKAFFDSDKPVAQICHGPLLTAAIDSLRGRRVTAYPALELDMQAAGAGFQDAEAVVDGTLVSARAWPDHPAWMREFLTVLRAKAPAN, encoded by the coding sequence ATGCCCGCGAAGATCCTCATCGTCACCGGAGACGCAGCGGAGTCCCTGGAAGTCCTCTACCCCTACCAGCGCCTGCGCGAGGAGGGCTACGAGGTCCACATCGCGGCCCCCACCCGCAAGACCCTCCGCTTCGTCGTGCACGACTTCGAGCCCGGTTTCGACACCTACACCGAGAAACCCGGCTACACCTGGCCCGCCGACCTCGCCTTCTCCGAGGTCGACCCCGGCGAGTACGCGGCCCTCGTCATCCCGGGCGGCCGGGCTCCCGAGTACCTCCGCAACGACCCCGAACTGCGCAAGATCCTCAAGGCGTTCTTCGACTCCGACAAGCCGGTCGCCCAGATCTGCCACGGGCCGCTGCTCACCGCCGCGATCGACAGCCTGCGCGGGCGCCGGGTCACGGCCTACCCCGCCCTGGAACTCGACATGCAGGCGGCCGGCGCGGGCTTCCAGGACGCCGAGGCGGTCGTCGACGGCACCCTCGTCTCCGCCCGTGCCTGGCCGGACCACCCGGCCTGGATGCGAGAGTTCCTGACAGTACTCCGCGCCAAGGCCCCGGCGAACTGA
- a CDS encoding NAD-glutamate dehydrogenase, giving the protein MQTKLDEAKAELLERAARVAENSPVGGHLPTGTTNEGAPGTPDSESVLTFLQRYYLHTAPEDLADRDPVDAFGAALSHYRLAENRPQGTANVRVHTPTVEENGWTCSHTVVEVVTDDMPFLVDSVTNELTRQGRGIHVVIHPQFVVRRDVTGKLIEVLPTPATGDLPHDAHVESWIHVEIDRETDRADLKQISLDLLRVLSDVREAVEDWEKMRDTAIRIADGLEGEPAPGDLAKPEIEEARELLRWLSDDHFTFLGYREYQLREDDTLAAVAGTGLGILRSDPHHAEDEQHPVSPSFERLPADARAKAREHKLLVLTKANSRATVHRPSYLDYIGVKKFDADGNVVGERRFLGLFSSAAYTESVRRVPVIRRKVDEVLARAGFSPHSHDGRDLLQILETYPRDELFQTPAAELQAIATSVLYLQERRRLRLYLRQDEYGRYYSALVYLPRDRYTTGVRLRIIDILKEELGGISVDFTAWNTESILSRLHFVVRVPQGTELPQLSDADKERIETRLVEAARSWTDAFAEALTAECGEEHAAEVLRRYNHSFPEGYKADHSPRAAVADLVHLEQLSEDKTFSLSLYEPVGAAPDERRFKIYQKGGTVSLSKVLPVLSMLGVEVTDERPYELRCADRTTAWIYDFGLRMPKSLGGGNGDYLGDDGRERFQEAFAATWTGKAENDGFNALVLSAGLTWRQAMVLRAYAKYLRQAGSTFSQDYMEDTLRDNVHTTRLLVSLFEARMSPERQKAGLELIDALLEEVDAALDQVASLDEDRILRSFLTVIKATLRTNFFQETLGAKPHDYVSMKFDPQAIPDLPAPRPAYEIWVYSPRVEGVHLRFGKVARGGLRWSDRREDFRTEILGLVKAQMVKNTVIVPVGAKGGFVAKQLPDPAVDRDAWLAEGIASYKTFISALLDITDNMVAGEVVPPQDVVRHDGDDTYLVVAADKGTATFSDIANGVAEKYNFWLGDAFASGGSAGYDHKGMGITARGAWESVKRHFRELGVDTQSEDFTVVGIGDMSGDVFGNGMLLSEHIRLVAAFDHRHIFIDPNPDAATSYAERRRLFELPRSSWADYDTALLSAGGGIFPRSAKAITLNAHIRDALGIEEKISKMTPADLMKAILEAPVDLLWNGGIGTYVKSSTESNADVGDKANDAIRVDGADLRVKVVGEGGNLGLTQLGRIEFATHGGKINTDAIDNSAGVDTSDHEVNIKILLNGLVAEGDMTVKQRNKLLAEMTDEVGALVLRNNYAQNTALANALLQAKDMLHAQQRFIRHLVREGHLDRALEFLPSDRQIRERLGQGHGLTGPETAVVLAYTKITVAEELLHTSLPDDPYLRTLLHAYFPTALRERFAEAIDNHPLRREITTTVLVNDTVNTGGTTYLHRLREETGASLEEIVRAQTVARTIFCSAPVWDAVEALDNTVDAAVQTRIRLHSRRLVERGTRWLLNNRPQPLQLAETVEFFAERVQQVWQQLPKLLKGADLEWYQHVYDELSAAGVPDEVATRVAGFSSAFPALDIVSVADRMGKEPLDVAEIYYDLADRLHITQLMDRIIELPRADRWQSMARASIREDLYAAHAALTADVFAVGNGASSPEQRFTAWEQKNTAILGRARTTLDEIRGSDSFDLANLSVAMRTMRTLLRTHS; this is encoded by the coding sequence ATGCAGACCAAGCTGGACGAAGCCAAGGCCGAGCTGCTCGAGAGGGCCGCCCGGGTAGCTGAGAACAGCCCGGTCGGGGGGCACCTACCGACCGGGACGACGAACGAGGGCGCTCCCGGCACCCCGGACAGCGAATCCGTGCTCACGTTCCTCCAGCGCTACTACCTGCACACCGCGCCGGAAGACCTCGCCGACCGCGACCCGGTCGACGCCTTCGGCGCAGCGCTCTCGCACTACCGGCTCGCCGAGAACCGCCCGCAGGGCACCGCGAACGTCCGGGTGCACACCCCGACCGTCGAGGAGAACGGGTGGACCTGCAGCCACACCGTGGTGGAGGTCGTCACCGACGACATGCCCTTCCTCGTCGACTCGGTCACCAATGAGCTGACCCGGCAGGGGCGCGGCATCCACGTCGTGATCCACCCGCAGTTCGTCGTCCGGCGCGACGTCACCGGCAAGTTGATCGAGGTCCTGCCGACCCCGGCCACCGGTGACCTCCCGCACGACGCGCACGTCGAGTCCTGGATCCACGTCGAGATCGACCGGGAGACCGACCGCGCCGACCTGAAGCAGATCTCCCTCGACCTGCTGCGCGTCCTGTCCGACGTCCGTGAGGCCGTCGAGGACTGGGAGAAGATGCGGGACACGGCGATCCGGATCGCCGACGGCCTGGAGGGCGAGCCCGCCCCCGGCGACCTGGCGAAGCCCGAGATCGAAGAAGCCCGCGAGCTGCTGCGCTGGCTGTCCGACGACCACTTCACGTTCCTCGGCTACCGCGAGTACCAGCTGCGCGAGGACGACACGCTCGCCGCCGTGGCCGGCACCGGTCTCGGCATACTGCGTTCGGACCCGCACCACGCCGAGGACGAGCAGCACCCGGTCAGCCCCTCCTTCGAGCGGCTGCCCGCCGACGCCCGGGCCAAGGCCCGCGAGCACAAACTGCTGGTGCTGACCAAGGCCAACAGCCGCGCCACCGTGCACCGGCCGTCGTACCTGGACTACATCGGCGTCAAGAAGTTCGACGCGGACGGCAACGTCGTCGGCGAGCGCCGCTTCCTCGGCCTGTTCTCCTCCGCCGCGTACACCGAGTCCGTGCGCCGGGTCCCGGTGATCCGCCGCAAGGTCGACGAGGTGCTGGCGCGCGCCGGGTTCTCGCCCCACAGCCACGACGGCCGCGACCTGCTCCAGATCCTGGAGACCTACCCGCGCGACGAGCTGTTCCAGACTCCGGCCGCGGAGCTCCAGGCCATCGCGACGAGCGTCCTCTACCTCCAGGAGCGCCGCCGGCTGCGGCTGTACCTGCGCCAGGACGAGTACGGCCGCTACTACTCGGCCCTCGTCTACCTGCCGCGCGACCGCTACACCACGGGTGTCCGCCTGCGGATCATCGACATCCTGAAGGAGGAGCTCGGCGGCATCAGCGTCGACTTCACGGCCTGGAACACCGAGTCGATCCTGTCCCGGCTGCACTTCGTCGTCCGCGTCCCGCAGGGCACCGAGCTGCCCCAGCTGTCCGACGCCGACAAGGAGCGCATCGAGACCCGCCTGGTGGAGGCGGCCCGCTCCTGGACCGACGCGTTCGCCGAGGCGCTGACCGCCGAGTGCGGCGAGGAGCACGCGGCCGAGGTGCTGCGCCGCTACAACCACTCCTTCCCCGAGGGGTACAAGGCCGACCACTCGCCGCGCGCCGCGGTGGCCGACCTCGTCCACCTGGAGCAGCTGAGCGAGGACAAGACCTTCTCGCTGAGCCTGTACGAGCCGGTGGGTGCCGCGCCCGACGAGCGCCGTTTCAAGATCTACCAGAAGGGCGGCACGGTCTCCCTCTCCAAGGTCCTGCCGGTGCTCAGCATGCTGGGTGTCGAGGTGACCGACGAGCGGCCGTACGAGCTGCGCTGCGCGGACCGCACCACCGCCTGGATCTACGACTTCGGTCTGCGCATGCCGAAGTCGCTCGGCGGCGGCAACGGCGACTACCTCGGCGACGACGGCCGTGAGCGGTTCCAGGAGGCGTTCGCCGCGACCTGGACCGGCAAGGCGGAGAACGACGGCTTCAACGCCCTGGTGCTGAGCGCCGGTCTGACCTGGCGGCAGGCGATGGTGCTGCGTGCCTACGCCAAGTACCTGCGGCAGGCCGGTTCGACGTTCTCGCAGGACTACATGGAGGACACCCTCCGCGACAACGTCCACACCACACGGCTCCTCGTCTCCCTGTTCGAGGCGCGGATGTCCCCGGAGCGGCAGAAGGCCGGCCTGGAGCTGATCGACGCCCTCCTCGAAGAGGTCGACGCGGCCCTGGACCAGGTGGCGAGCCTGGACGAGGACCGCATCCTGCGGTCCTTCCTGACCGTCATCAAGGCGACCCTGCGCACGAACTTCTTCCAGGAGACGCTCGGCGCCAAGCCGCACGACTACGTCTCCATGAAGTTCGACCCGCAGGCCATCCCGGACCTGCCGGCCCCGCGCCCGGCGTACGAGATCTGGGTGTACTCGCCGCGCGTCGAAGGCGTGCACCTGCGCTTCGGCAAGGTCGCCCGAGGCGGTCTGCGCTGGTCCGACCGGCGCGAGGACTTCCGCACGGAGATCCTCGGCCTGGTCAAGGCGCAGATGGTGAAGAACACGGTCATCGTGCCGGTCGGCGCCAAGGGCGGCTTCGTCGCCAAGCAGCTGCCGGACCCGGCCGTGGACCGCGACGCCTGGCTGGCCGAGGGCATCGCCAGCTACAAGACGTTCATCTCGGCGCTGCTCGACATCACCGACAACATGGTGGCCGGCGAGGTCGTGCCGCCGCAGGACGTGGTCCGGCACGACGGCGACGACACCTACCTGGTGGTCGCCGCCGACAAGGGCACCGCGACCTTCTCGGACATCGCCAACGGCGTCGCCGAGAAGTACAACTTCTGGCTCGGTGACGCCTTCGCCTCCGGCGGCTCGGCCGGTTACGACCACAAGGGCATGGGCATCACCGCGCGCGGCGCCTGGGAGTCCGTGAAGCGGCACTTCCGCGAGCTGGGCGTGGACACGCAGAGCGAGGACTTCACGGTCGTCGGCATCGGCGACATGTCCGGTGACGTGTTCGGCAACGGCATGCTGCTCTCGGAGCACATCCGCCTGGTCGCCGCCTTCGACCACCGGCACATCTTCATCGACCCGAACCCGGACGCGGCCACCTCCTACGCCGAGCGTCGCCGCCTGTTCGAGCTGCCCCGCTCCAGCTGGGCCGACTACGACACGGCGCTGCTGTCGGCGGGCGGCGGGATCTTCCCGCGCAGTGCCAAGGCGATCACGCTGAACGCGCACATCCGGGATGCTCTGGGCATCGAGGAGAAGATCTCCAAGATGACCCCGGCCGACCTGATGAAGGCGATCCTCGAGGCGCCGGTCGACCTCCTGTGGAACGGCGGCATCGGCACGTACGTGAAGTCCTCGACGGAGTCGAACGCGGACGTCGGCGACAAGGCCAACGACGCCATCCGCGTCGACGGCGCCGACCTGCGCGTCAAGGTCGTCGGCGAGGGCGGCAACCTGGGCCTGACCCAGCTCGGCCGCATCGAGTTCGCGACGCACGGCGGGAAGATCAACACCGACGCCATCGACAACAGCGCCGGCGTGGACACCTCCGACCACGAGGTGAACATCAAGATCCTGCTGAACGGCCTCGTCGCCGAGGGCGACATGACCGTGAAGCAGCGCAACAAGCTGCTCGCCGAGATGACCGACGAGGTCGGCGCGCTGGTCCTGCGCAACAACTACGCGCAGAACACCGCCCTCGCCAACGCGCTCCTGCAGGCCAAGGACATGCTCCACGCCCAGCAGCGGTTCATCCGCCACCTGGTGCGCGAGGGCCACCTGGACCGGGCGCTGGAGTTCCTGCCGAGCGACCGGCAGATCCGCGAGCGCCTCGGCCAGGGCCACGGCCTGACCGGCCCCGAGACGGCCGTCGTGCTGGCGTACACGAAGATCACGGTCGCCGAGGAACTGCTGCACACCTCCCTGCCGGACGACCCGTACCTGCGCACCCTGCTGCACGCGTACTTCCCGACCGCGCTGCGCGAGCGGTTCGCCGAGGCCATCGACAACCACCCGCTGCGCCGTGAGATCACCACGACCGTGCTGGTCAACGACACGGTCAACACGGGCGGTACGACATACCTGCACCGTCTGCGCGAGGAGACAGGCGCCTCGCTGGAGGAGATCGTCCGCGCCCAGACCGTGGCCCGCACGATCTTCTGCTCCGCACCGGTGTGGGACGCGGTGGAGGCTCTGGACAACACGGTCGACGCGGCCGTCCAGACCCGCATCCGGCTGCACTCGCGCCGGCTGGTCGAGCGCGGCACCCGCTGGCTGCTCAACAACCGGCCGCAGCCGCTGCAGCTCGCCGAGACGGTCGAGTTCTTCGCGGAGCGGGTCCAGCAGGTCTGGCAGCAGCTGCCGAAGCTGCTGAAGGGCGCGGACCTGGAGTGGTACCAGCACGTGTACGACGAGCTGTCCGCGGCCGGCGTGCCGGACGAGGTGGCCACCCGGGTGGCCGGGTTCTCCTCCGCCTTCCCGGCGCTCGACATCGTCTCGGTGGCCGACCGCATGGGCAAGGAGCCGCTCGACGTCGCGGAGATCTACTACGACCTCGCCGACCGGCTGCACATCACCCAGCTGATGGACCGCATCATCGAGCTGCCCCGTGCCGACCGCTGGCAGTCCATGGCCCGCGCCTCCATCCGTGAGGACCTGTACGCGGCCCACGCGGCGCTCACTGCGGACGTCTTCGCCGTCGGCAACGGCGCCTCGTCGCCCGAGCAGCGGTTCACGGCGTGGGAGCAGAAGAACACGGCCATCCTGGGCCGGGCGCGCACGACCCTGGACGAGATCCGCGGTTCGGACTCGTTCGACCTCGCCAACCTGTCGGTGGCGATGCGCACGATGCGGACGCTGCTGCGCACGCACTCGTAG
- a CDS encoding glycosyltransferase family 2 protein produces MTSPDVTVTVIVYNDAARLPRAVASLRAQTHTDIEIVISDDHSTDDTPAVARELAAQDHRIRYLRLPENSGGCSAPRNRAIEIARAPYLMFLDSDDELPPRAIELLLAAHREREVDFTMGAVRRVRVDNGRRSTWMPHVVAERRTVEGIDADPRLFFEHLSTSKMYARAFLDRHELRFPEGIHYEDQLFSAQAYCLAEAFTIIPDPVYTWYIEPFAAADSASISNQRHKISNVRDRVHVQRLIDDFLVGSGHAGLREDKDYKFLKHDFRMYAGDLPFRDDEWLDSFTGIMNPYLDTLAPGAYARLPRPERVVLRLLRDGRTDDARLAARGLGHGVAPRHTTSDDSGVPYWGDRVPDSAEARRELDLSDLELDTRPFPSAQFRHEITELTPGTGASLTLAVRTYDPGLRLPVGPQRAGLLLAPGGRRMTVPFRLDPVRPGVFEGTVRLDLAAAPIPLQGFEGVRHPMVRLQQQGLSHTGLLLAPLDFPARTARVDYRSGTIPHEVTAEPEGRSPGRLQLRWRPVGVTAHVVRPVVRRLARPKVRKAAKLLSSLLR; encoded by the coding sequence ATGACGAGCCCCGACGTCACCGTCACGGTCATCGTCTACAACGACGCGGCCCGCCTCCCCCGCGCGGTCGCCTCCCTGCGGGCGCAGACGCACACCGACATCGAGATCGTCATCAGCGACGACCACTCCACCGACGACACGCCCGCCGTGGCACGGGAGCTGGCGGCGCAGGACCACCGCATCCGCTACCTGCGCCTGCCGGAGAACAGCGGCGGCTGCAGCGCCCCGCGCAACCGGGCCATCGAGATCGCCCGGGCTCCGTACTTGATGTTCCTCGACAGCGACGACGAACTCCCGCCCCGCGCGATCGAGTTGCTGCTGGCCGCGCACCGCGAGCGCGAGGTGGACTTCACCATGGGCGCGGTGCGGCGGGTCCGGGTGGACAACGGGCGCCGCTCCACGTGGATGCCGCACGTGGTCGCCGAGCGCCGCACCGTGGAGGGCATCGACGCCGACCCGCGGCTCTTCTTCGAGCACCTGTCCACGAGCAAGATGTACGCCCGGGCCTTCCTGGACCGCCACGAGCTGCGCTTCCCCGAGGGCATCCACTACGAGGACCAGCTGTTCTCGGCGCAGGCGTACTGTCTGGCCGAAGCGTTCACGATCATCCCGGACCCGGTGTACACCTGGTACATCGAGCCGTTCGCGGCGGCGGACTCCGCGTCCATCTCCAACCAGCGGCACAAGATCTCCAACGTCCGCGACCGCGTCCACGTCCAGCGCCTGATCGACGACTTCCTCGTCGGCAGCGGGCACGCGGGGCTGCGGGAGGACAAGGACTACAAGTTCCTCAAGCACGACTTCCGGATGTACGCGGGCGACCTGCCCTTCCGGGACGATGAGTGGCTGGACTCCTTCACCGGGATCATGAACCCCTACCTGGACACCCTGGCCCCCGGCGCGTACGCCCGGCTGCCCCGCCCGGAACGGGTGGTGCTGCGACTGCTGCGGGACGGCCGCACCGACGACGCCCGGCTCGCGGCCCGGGGCCTCGGGCACGGGGTGGCGCCCCGCCACACCACCTCCGACGACTCCGGTGTCCCGTACTGGGGCGACCGGGTGCCCGACTCGGCCGAGGCGCGGCGTGAACTGGACCTGTCCGACCTGGAGCTGGACACCCGCCCGTTCCCCAGCGCGCAGTTCCGGCACGAGATCACCGAGCTGACCCCGGGCACGGGCGCGTCCCTCACCCTCGCCGTCCGTACGTACGACCCCGGGCTCCGTCTGCCCGTCGGCCCGCAGCGTGCCGGCCTGCTGCTGGCTCCCGGCGGGCGCCGGATGACGGTCCCCTTCCGGCTGGACCCGGTGCGTCCCGGAGTCTTCGAGGGCACCGTCCGCCTGGACCTCGCCGCCGCCCCGATCCCCCTGCAGGGCTTCGAGGGCGTGCGCCACCCGATGGTCCGCCTGCAACAGCAGGGGCTGTCCCACACGGGTCTGCTGCTGGCCCCCCTCGACTTCCCCGCGCGCACCGCCCGCGTCGACTACCGCTCCGGCACGATCCCGCACGAGGTCACGGCCGAACCGGAGGGCCGCAGCCCCGGCCGGCTGCAACTGCGCTGGCGGCCGGTGGGAGTGACGGCCCACGTGGTCCGCCCGGTGGTCCGCCGCCTGGCCCGCCCGAAGGTACGCAAGGCGGCGAAGCTGCTGTCCAGCCTGCTGCGGTGA
- a CDS encoding CDP-glycerol glycerophosphotransferase family protein: MPRLSVIVYGPNAQGHLTELLDSLEAHPLPDAEVIVAAVGDWAQETAGRHAPETLVVPLPEGTGDAAARAAGAARASGRWLHFVHAKDGLPAGAPRLIAERAAELDAAAGPETSGTADAPAAPVDVLLFDHVTTTWQTAATPSRDGRHLAAVGRESRTLDGRADLMRLAPLLGNRVLRADFWRANEARFTTDDEPLAAHTVLLLADRIACLNQVAYENRVLRPESLPPRAPAHRLALIDRYESLLPLARNRRTVHAVLYDLMVRDLVRTFAREDLPEPVAREFFRRASLAAVRWRPEGHQRPPGLEGVRHALLEEGAYTRYRAFQAGNRARRAARTAVRSRKRRVGTKVRDHRYRRALSRPVDPELAVFAAYWDRGVACNPAAIAAELAELAPHIRRVWVVSKDNAALLPPGTDHVVPGTRRYWETMASAKYLTNNVNFPGAVVKRPDAIHLQTHHGTPLKRMGLDQMDHPAAAKGLDFAALLGRIDKWDYSVSANSHSTRMWERAYPARYTSLDHGYPRNDVFYTATAADVRAARARLGIAPGRTAVLYAPTHRDYEAGFTPRLDLAALADRLGENTVLLVRAHYFYGGAASPLTGLRRSGRIIDVSSYDPVEELCLAADALVTDYSSIMFDYANLDRPIVIHADDWETYRTTRGVYFDLMAEHPGQVARSQEELTEIFASGAWRDESAAKARATFRRRFCEYDDGRAAERVVRRVFLGEPEEALPPVLPLEERTPAPTPEEATA; encoded by the coding sequence ATGCCCCGTCTCAGCGTGATCGTCTACGGACCGAACGCACAGGGGCATCTGACCGAACTGCTCGACTCACTGGAGGCCCACCCGCTCCCCGACGCCGAGGTGATCGTCGCCGCGGTCGGCGACTGGGCGCAGGAGACGGCCGGACGCCACGCCCCCGAGACGCTCGTCGTGCCGCTGCCGGAGGGCACCGGCGACGCGGCGGCCCGGGCGGCCGGCGCGGCCCGCGCGTCCGGCCGCTGGCTGCACTTCGTGCACGCCAAGGACGGCCTGCCGGCCGGCGCGCCCCGTCTGATCGCCGAGCGGGCCGCCGAACTCGACGCCGCGGCGGGCCCCGAGACGTCCGGGACCGCTGACGCCCCCGCCGCCCCGGTCGACGTGCTCCTCTTCGACCACGTCACCACCACCTGGCAGACCGCCGCCACGCCCTCCCGCGACGGCCGCCACCTCGCCGCCGTCGGCCGCGAGAGCCGCACCCTGGACGGACGCGCCGACCTGATGCGCCTCGCCCCGCTGCTCGGCAACCGCGTTCTGCGCGCCGACTTCTGGCGGGCGAACGAAGCGCGGTTCACCACCGACGACGAACCGCTCGCCGCCCACACGGTCCTGCTGCTCGCCGACCGGATCGCCTGCCTGAACCAGGTGGCGTACGAGAACCGCGTGCTGCGCCCCGAGAGCCTGCCGCCGCGCGCCCCCGCGCACCGGCTCGCGCTCATCGACCGCTACGAGTCCCTGCTGCCGCTCGCCAGAAACCGCCGTACCGTCCACGCGGTGCTGTACGACCTGATGGTGCGGGACCTGGTGCGCACCTTCGCCCGCGAGGACCTGCCCGAGCCGGTGGCCCGGGAGTTCTTCCGCCGCGCCTCCCTGGCCGCGGTCCGCTGGCGCCCCGAGGGCCACCAGCGCCCACCGGGCCTCGAAGGCGTGCGGCACGCCCTGCTGGAGGAGGGCGCCTACACCAGGTACCGCGCGTTCCAGGCCGGCAACCGCGCCCGCCGCGCCGCCCGCACGGCCGTCCGCTCCCGCAAGCGCCGGGTGGGCACCAAGGTCCGCGACCACCGGTACCGCCGCGCCCTGAGCCGGCCCGTCGACCCCGAACTGGCCGTGTTCGCCGCCTACTGGGACCGCGGGGTGGCCTGCAACCCGGCCGCGATCGCCGCCGAGCTCGCCGAACTGGCGCCGCACATCCGCCGGGTGTGGGTGGTGAGCAAGGACAACGCGGCCCTGCTGCCGCCCGGCACGGACCACGTCGTCCCGGGCACCCGGCGCTACTGGGAGACCATGGCGAGCGCCAAGTACCTGACGAACAACGTCAACTTCCCGGGCGCGGTGGTCAAACGCCCCGACGCGATCCACCTCCAGACCCACCACGGCACCCCGCTCAAGCGCATGGGCCTGGACCAGATGGACCACCCGGCCGCCGCCAAGGGCCTGGACTTCGCGGCCCTGCTCGGCCGCATCGACAAGTGGGACTACAGCGTCAGCGCCAACAGCCACTCGACCCGGATGTGGGAGCGCGCCTACCCGGCCCGGTACACCTCCCTCGACCACGGCTACCCGCGCAACGACGTCTTCTACACGGCCACGGCCGCCGACGTCCGCGCCGCCCGCGCCCGCCTCGGCATCGCCCCGGGCAGGACGGCCGTCCTCTACGCGCCCACCCACCGCGACTACGAGGCCGGGTTCACCCCGCGCCTCGACCTCGCCGCCCTCGCGGACCGCCTCGGCGAGAACACCGTCCTCCTCGTCCGCGCCCACTACTTCTACGGCGGCGCGGCCTCCCCGCTGACCGGACTGCGCCGGTCCGGCCGGATCATCGACGTCTCCTCCTACGACCCGGTCGAGGAACTGTGCCTGGCCGCCGACGCGCTGGTCACGGACTACTCGTCGATCATGTTCGACTACGCCAACCTGGACCGCCCGATCGTCATCCACGCCGACGACTGGGAGACCTACCGCACCACCCGCGGCGTCTACTTCGACCTGATGGCCGAACACCCCGGCCAGGTGGCCCGCAGCCAGGAGGAACTGACGGAGATCTTCGCCTCCGGCGCCTGGCGCGACGAGAGCGCGGCGAAGGCACGGGCGACGTTCCGGCGCCGGTTCTGCGAGTACGACGACGGCCGCGCCGCCGAGCGGGTCGTACGGCGGGTGTTCCTCGGCGAACCCGAGGAGGCGCTGCCCCCGGTGCTCCCGCTGGAGGAACGAACGCCCGCCCCGACCCCCGAGGAGGCCACGGCATGA
- a CDS encoding ABC transporter ATP-binding protein — protein MAEHTEKIPTVVAHDVDIVYRVNGTGAGRGTATAALNRMLRRKQTEKASGVRRVHAVKKVSFAAYKGEAVGLIGTNGSGKSTLLKAVAGLLPVENGHIYTDGQPSLLGVNAALMNDLTGERNVHLGGLAMGMSREQIKERYQDIVDFSGINEKGDFITLPMRTYSSGMAARLRFSIAAAKDHDVLLIDEALATGDRSFQKRSEARIRELRRHAGTVFLVSHNNKSIRDTCERVLWLERGELRMDGPTEDVMKEYEAFTGDKKPAPKKPAAKKPAPKADTAETGVPQPGAPKVSLPS, from the coding sequence GTGGCTGAGCACACCGAGAAGATCCCCACCGTCGTCGCCCACGACGTCGACATCGTCTACCGGGTCAACGGCACCGGCGCGGGCCGCGGCACCGCCACCGCCGCCCTCAACCGCATGCTGCGCCGCAAGCAGACCGAGAAGGCGTCCGGCGTCCGCCGGGTGCACGCGGTGAAGAAGGTGTCGTTCGCCGCCTACAAGGGCGAGGCCGTCGGGCTCATCGGCACCAACGGTTCCGGCAAGTCCACCCTGCTCAAGGCGGTCGCCGGACTGCTCCCGGTGGAGAACGGCCACATCTACACCGACGGCCAGCCCTCCCTGCTCGGCGTCAACGCCGCCCTGATGAACGACCTCACGGGCGAGCGCAACGTCCACCTCGGCGGTCTCGCGATGGGCATGTCCCGGGAGCAGATCAAGGAGCGCTACCAGGACATCGTCGACTTCTCCGGGATCAATGAGAAGGGCGACTTCATCACCCTGCCGATGCGCACCTACTCCTCCGGCATGGCGGCCCGGCTGCGGTTCTCCATCGCCGCCGCCAAGGACCACGACGTCCTGCTGATCGACGAGGCCCTCGCCACCGGCGACCGGTCCTTCCAGAAGCGCTCCGAGGCGCGGATCCGCGAACTGCGCCGGCACGCGGGCACGGTCTTCCTGGTCAGCCACAACAACAAGTCGATCCGTGACACCTGCGAGCGGGTCCTGTGGCTGGAGCGCGGCGAGCTGCGCATGGACGGGCCGACGGAGGACGTCATGAAGGAGTACGAGGCCTTCACCGGCGACAAGAAGCCCGCCCCGAAGAAGCCGGCCGCCAAGAAGCCCGCGCCGAAGGCGGACACCGCCGAGACGGGGGTCCCGCAACCGGGCGCGCCGAAAGTCTCTCTTCCTTCCTGA